A single genomic interval of Desulfovibrio sp. harbors:
- a CDS encoding MFS transporter: MNTDIPDTHTASPKNAPVHKRLSRAARWRVLIAVMIAWLPIAMDMTILHIAVPSLTLSLQATGTEILWIIDIYPLIMASLLVPMGTQGDRIGPRALLLVGLGIFLVASLAAAFSPTARFLIMSRALLAVGAAMIVPSVLAIIRITFEDWKERAMALGIWGTVSTVAAAMGPLAGGLLLEHFWWGSVFLINVPIILGILPLAAMLLPKPQVKMRGSWPIGQALTLAAGLMATVYAVKAVFKQGASLLLCGGALVCGVTLLTLFVRRQLTARTPMLDLGLFRLPAIRVGLVTALVVSGALAGVELTIAQELQFVLGRTPLQAGIFMLPIMAASAVGGPLAGRLVVFGGLRKVCTLSLLAAGASLAGLGLASFHDAGWLVASYMVVLGLSLSIGLTASSIAIMGSVPPEKGGAAGSIEALGYDLGAGLGITGFGVLLAANYSSALRLPEQLRQSLPHSVADSISDTMVAAELAGGEQGRAIAEAGQAAFSAAHSTVLLSAAFLVCLLGIWVFNGLRNYNSGEQGKA; this comes from the coding sequence ATGAATACGGATATTCCTGATACGCATACTGCGTCCCCAAAAAACGCTCCTGTCCACAAGCGTCTTTCCAGGGCCGCCCGCTGGCGGGTGCTCATTGCCGTCATGATCGCATGGCTGCCCATTGCCATGGACATGACCATTCTTCATATCGCCGTGCCTTCGCTGACGCTCTCATTGCAGGCCACTGGCACGGAAATTCTCTGGATCATAGACATCTATCCCCTGATCATGGCCAGTCTGCTGGTGCCCATGGGCACACAGGGCGACCGCATAGGGCCACGCGCGCTGTTGCTGGTCGGGCTGGGCATCTTTCTGGTCGCCTCGCTGGCAGCGGCTTTTTCGCCCACGGCCAGGTTCCTGATCATGTCCAGGGCGCTTCTTGCCGTGGGCGCGGCCATGATCGTGCCCAGCGTGCTGGCCATCATACGCATCACCTTTGAGGACTGGAAAGAACGGGCCATGGCCCTGGGCATCTGGGGCACGGTGAGCACCGTGGCCGCAGCCATGGGGCCTCTGGCGGGCGGCCTTTTGCTTGAGCACTTCTGGTGGGGTTCGGTTTTTCTCATCAACGTGCCCATTATTCTGGGCATCTTGCCCCTGGCCGCCATGTTGCTGCCCAAACCCCAGGTAAAAATGCGCGGTTCATGGCCCATCGGCCAGGCGCTCACGCTGGCGGCGGGCCTCATGGCCACGGTATATGCGGTAAAGGCCGTATTTAAACAGGGCGCATCGCTTCTGCTGTGCGGCGGCGCACTGGTTTGCGGCGTCACGCTGCTGACGCTTTTTGTCCGCCGCCAGCTCACGGCGCGCACGCCCATGCTTGACCTGGGGCTTTTTCGGCTGCCCGCCATCCGCGTGGGCCTTGTGACCGCCCTCGTCGTTTCCGGCGCTCTGGCTGGTGTGGAACTGACCATTGCCCAGGAACTGCAATTTGTTCTGGGGCGCACGCCCTTGCAGGCCGGAATATTCATGCTGCCCATCATGGCTGCCTCCGCCGTGGGCGGCCCGCTGGCAGGCAGGCTTGTGGTCTTTGGGGGTTTGCGCAAGGTCTGTACGCTCTCGCTGCTGGCCGCAGGGGCCAGCCTTGCCGGGCTTGGCCTGGCAAGTTTTCACGACGCGGGCTGGCTTGTGGCTTCCTATATGGTGGTGCTGGGCCTTTCGCTCAGCATCGGCCTGACGGCCTCGTCCATTGCCATCATGGGCAGCGTGCCGCCGGAAAAAGGCGGGGCCGCCGGATCCATCGAGGCATTGGGCTATGACCTGGGCGCGGGGCTGGGCATCACAGGTTTTGGCGTGCTGCTGGCCGCCAATTACAGTTCCGCCCTGCGCCTGCCGGAACAGTTGCGGCAAAGCCTGCCGCACAGCGTGGCGGATTCCATCAGCGACACCATGGTGGCAGCGGAACTGGCAGGCGGCGAACAGGGCAGGGCCATTGCCGAGGCCGGACAGGCGGCCTTTTCCGCCGCGCACAGCACGGTGCTGCTGTCAGCGGCGTTTCTGGTGTGCCTGCTGGGAATCTGGGTCTTCAACGGACTGCGCAACTACAATTCCGGTGAACAGGGCAAAGCCTGA
- the fliR gene encoding flagellar biosynthetic protein FliR, with translation MDVFNYNQAEVLSLILTMMRVSIVMFMLPVFSTNNIPMQVKAAITLVFTLGIWPHLALPGNQMPAHPFDIVIMILGEAVMGLVLGMAVNFLFMAIQAGGELLGFQMGFTMINFADPLTGNQTGITAFFLWMVSLLTFLALDGHLYMIKGFAESFKLIPPGGLFIGSKILWQILHLAAQMFVLALQIAAPVMVALFMVEVALGLVARTSPQIHIMEFGFPAKIGVGFFFVGLLLVIMADHVETFILGLDGLFTNLLRSMSPLYQ, from the coding sequence ATGGACGTGTTCAACTATAACCAGGCAGAGGTGCTGAGCCTCATACTGACCATGATGCGCGTAAGCATAGTCATGTTCATGCTGCCTGTGTTTTCCACCAACAATATTCCCATGCAGGTCAAGGCAGCCATAACCCTGGTGTTCACGCTGGGCATATGGCCGCATCTGGCGCTGCCGGGAAACCAGATGCCCGCTCACCCTTTTGATATTGTGATCATGATTCTGGGTGAAGCGGTCATGGGCCTGGTGTTGGGCATGGCCGTCAATTTTCTGTTCATGGCCATTCAGGCCGGTGGGGAACTGCTGGGCTTTCAGATGGGCTTTACCATGATCAACTTCGCCGATCCGCTCACTGGCAATCAGACGGGCATCACGGCGTTTTTTCTCTGGATGGTGTCGCTGCTGACCTTTCTGGCGCTGGACGGCCACCTCTACATGATCAAGGGCTTTGCCGAATCCTTCAAGCTGATCCCGCCGGGCGGGCTCTTCATCGGCTCCAAAATCCTGTGGCAGATATTGCACCTTGCCGCGCAGATGTTTGTGCTGGCCCTGCAGATAGCGGCCCCGGTGATGGTGGCGCTTTTTATGGTGGAAGTGGCCCTGGGCCTCGTGGCCCGCACCTCGCCGCAGATACACATTATGGAATTCGGCTTTCCGGCCAAGATCGGCGTGGGCTTTTTCTTTGTGGGCCTGCTGCTGGTCATCATGGCCGACCATGTGGAGACGTTCATTCTGGGGCTGGACGGCCTGTTCACCAACCTGCTGCGATCCATGAGTCCCTTGTATCAGTAG